The genomic window GATTTTTCCAATTTCTTCTAAATTTTGGTCATCAAAATAAAATAAGGTTAAAAGGAAGTTTTCGTCACTTGGTAATAAATTTAAACACTTTTGAATGGTTTGCTTTCGTTCTTTTTCTTCTAAAGCGCTCAATGCATTGTCTATTGTTTTAATTAAATGAGAAGAAAAATCATCTATAGAAATATTTAAATCATCTTTTTTGTTTTTCTTCAAACGGTCTAGGCAAGTATTGTAGGCGATTTTATAAATCCAAGTCGAAAATTTAGATTCTCCTTTGAATTTTGTCAACGAACTATAGATTTTTATAAAAGTGTCCTGTGCAACTTCTTCTGCTTCTTCCTGATTTTTAACCATTTTTAGAGCCAAAGTAAAGATCATATCTTTATAACGATCCACAAGAACGGCAAATGCATTGGTCTCGCCCTTCAGGATTTTATCGATATAATGTTGATCATGTATTGTGCTCATATTATATAGGACGACAGTTTGTTTATTTAGGTTACAAGAAATTTGAAAATAAATTCCAAATTTTAAATCCCAAATTCCAATCCAATAACTATCAGAGTTAAAATTCAAATTATACTTATTATATAATAGTATAAGCTTTGTCAAAGTTTCTCTGAATCAAAATTAATTGATAATCAGTTAGTTTTGGAATTTGGAATTTAAAATTTGAAATTTTTCACTAAAAGTTGTAACCTCATTTTAAAAACCCTCGTCATATGAGGTATATCAATCAATTAAAAACATAAAATATCATGGACGACAAAATTTTAATTCCAATTAGCTTTTTCTTAATGATCTTCGGGATTGTTTATCTTATTTATTCAACAAGAAACAGAGAGCGTTTAGCTCTTATCGAAAAAGGTGTTGACGCAAGTATCTTTTTACAAGGAAAGGGAAATGGAGTTCCAGCTTGGAAAATCTTTGTAGTAAATTTAGCATTCCTATTAATAGGAAGTGGTGTTGGAATTTTTCTAGCACTTCTCATTACAACTTACACTTCTCTAAATGACGGAGCAGTTTATCCTTCAATTATTTTCATTATGGCGGGAATCGGACTTTTGACTGGATTTAAAACAGCAAAAGATTTAGATAAAGAATAATCAGTAAGAATTTAAGTTAGTATAAAAAACGCATCAGGTATCTGATGCGTTTTTTTATTCTTTAGATCCAATGGTCTCATAATAAACATCGACAGAAAGCTTGGGCTGCAAAGACGCCATAACGGCCAATTGATCACAGCGTTCGTTTTGCGGATGATTATTATGACCTTTAATCCATTTGAAATCTACTTGATGTTTTCGATATGCAATTAAAAAACGTTTCCATAAATCTGGATTTTTTTTGTCTTTGTATCCTTTTTTTTCCCAGCCAAAAACCCATTTCTTTTCTACAGAATCAACAACATATTTAGAATCTGAAACTACAAGGACTTTCATGTTGGGCTTTTTTAGTTTTTCTAAGCCAACAATTACAGCCAGAAGCTCCATTCTATTATTGGTAGTGAGACGAAAGCCTTCGTAGAATTCTTTTTTGTGTGGAGTGCCCACCAGTTCCATCACGACTCCATAACCGCCATTTCCTGGGTTTCCTTTTGCTGCACCATCTGTATATATATGTACTTCGTGATTCATTTATTTTTTTATTAACCATATAAGTAATAAAAGTTCATTTTAAAGTAGTGACTTATATTTCTAAGGTTTTTAAATTTTAGCGTCTTTGTTTATCTAAATTTTCGAAAGCAATCTTAAATCGCCTTACATTACTTATATGGTTTAAATTTTAAAATTTATTGTTCTAATATTTTATGAATAATCTCTGGAAAATGTTTCTGCTCCAGTTCATGAATCTTCTCTGCAACTGTTTCTGGAGTGTCTTCATCTGTTAGGGCTACATTTGCTTGGAAGATTATAGCGCCTTCGTCGTAGTTTTCGTTTACATAATGAATAGAAATACCTGTTTCTTTTTCCTTATTATTAACTATAGCTCTATGTATATGCATTCCGTACATTCCTTTGCCTCCATAATTAGGTAAAAGTGCTGGATGTATATTTATTATTTTGTTTGGATATTGTTCAATTATGTTTTCTGGGAATTTGAGTAAAAAACCAGCAAGAACGATCAAATCTGGGTCGATTTTCTGTATTTTTTGTAGCACTTTTCTCTCTAAAAGTTCGTTTTTTTCGAAAATTTCGACTGGAATTTGATGATTTTTGGCTCTTTCAATCACTTTTGCCGAAGCATTATTTGTAAAGACCGAAACAACCTTCGCAATTTCAGTGTTCGAAAAATATTTTATAATGTTCTCTGCGTTAGTTCCTGATCCTGAGGCAAAAACGATAATTTTTTTCATAAAGTTGTGTGTTTTGAGAGTGCAAAAAACGGAATAAAAATCGAAAATAAATAGCTTTAAAAGACCTTTCTTGAAATTAATTTTATAAATTAGTGTCACATTTATAAACTAAATAGTTGTTTTAAAATAAAGTTTTTTATTTTTGCCAACAAATTAAATTCTAAAATTAAAGATTATGTCAGACATTGCATCAAGAGTAAAAGCGATTATCGTAGACAAATTAGGTGTTGACGAAAACGAAGTTGTAACAGAAGCAAGCTTCACTAATGATTTAGGAGCTGACTCATTAGACACTGTTGAGCTTATTATGGAATTCGAAAAAGAATTTGATATTCAAATTCCAGATGATCAAGCAGAAAACATTGCTACTGTTGGTCAAGCTATTTCTTATATCGAAGAAGCAAAAAAATAATAATACCACACCCGAATTTTAAAAATTCCAAATTTGAATGTCCAAATTCCAAAATTGGGATTTGTTTTTGAAAAATTGGATTTTCTAAAAATCGGGTGTTATTATTTTTTTAAAATTTAAATTTCGATTGATTTTCAATCAAAAAGATATATTTATATTGTAATTCCCATGGCTCTTAAATAACTATAAGTTAAGAAAGCGTGGGTTTTATTTGTTTAAAGTACAAAATACATATTTATGGCATTAAGGCGAGTTGTTGTAACAGGATTAGGTGCACTTACTCCTATTGGGAATAATATCCAAGAATATTGGAATGCACTTGTGAATGGAGTTAGCGGAGCCGCTCCGATCACATATTATGATACCGAGAAACACAAAACGAAATTTGCCTGCGAAGTAAAAAACTTCAATATTGAAGATTACATGGATCGCAAGGAATCTCGTAGATTAGATAAATTTGCACAATACGCAATTGCTGCCAGTGACGAAGCTATTAAAGATGCTGGAATCACAAATGATAACGTTAACAAACAAAGAGTTGGTGTTATTTGGGGAGCAGGAATTGGAGGTTTAGAGACTTTCCAAGATGAAGTATTGTATTACGCAAAGGGTGACGGAACTCCAAAGTTCAATCCTTTCTTTATTCCTAAAATGATTGCCGATATTGCTCCTGCACATATTTCTATGCGTAACGGGTATATGGGACCAAATTATACTACGGTTTCTGCTTGTGCATCTTCTGCAAATGCATTAATCGATGCTTTCAACTACATCCGTTTAGGAATGTGTGATGTTATTGTTTCTGGTGGTTCTGAAGCTGCTGTTACAATTGCAGGTATGGGAGGATTTAGCTCAATGCACGCTTTATCTACAAGAAACGAAAGTCCAGAAACAGCTTCAAGACCTTTTGATGCAACCAGAGATGGTTTCGTTTTAGGAGAAGGAGCAGGAGCTTTGGTTCTTGAAGATTACGAACATGCTAAAGCCAGAGGAGCAAAAATTTATTGCGAAATTGGCGGTGGCGGTATGTCATCTGATGCTTACCACTTAACTGCGCCACATCCAGAAGGAATTGGAGTTATTGCGGTAATGGAAAACACATTGAGAGATGCTGGAATGAGCCCTGATCAAGTTGACCATATCAACACTCACGGAACTTCTACTCCATTAGGAGACGTTGCTGAATTAAAAGCAATTAGTAAAGTTTTTGGAGATCATGCTAAAAATATCAACATCAACTCTACAAAATCGATGACAGGACACTTATTGGGTGCAGCTGGAGCTATTGAAGCTATTGCTTCTATCTTGGCAATGCAACACGGAATTGTTCCTCCAACGATTAACCATACAGTTGTTGACGAAAACATTGACCCATCTTTAAACCTTACTCTAAACAAACCTCAAAAAAGAGAAGTAAATGTTGCTATGAGTAATACATTTGGTTTTGGTGGACACAATGCTTGCGTATTGTTTAAAAAATTAGCTGACTAATTTCTGTATATGAATATTATCAAAAAAATATTTTCTAAATCCCGTTCTCTAGAAGACGGGATTTTTTTTGACACTATTCAGAAAATTCTTGGTTTTCAGCCTTCTAGCATAGATTTTTACAGACGGGCGTTTACACATCGTTCGTCTAATAAATTAGATCAGAATGGGCATCCTATTAATTATGAACGTTTAGAATTTTTAGGAGATGCTATGTTAAGTGCCGTGATTGCTGCACATTTATTTAATAAAGCTCCAAATGGAGACGAAGGTTATTTAACTAAAATGCGTTCAAAAATTGTGAGTCGTGAACATTTGAACGAATTAGGTAAAGACTTAAATTTAGTGCAGTTTGTAGAGAGCAAAGTGCCAATTCAGCACTTTGGAGAAAACATTCATGGTAATATTTTTGAATCCCTTATAGGAGCTATTTATCTAGACAAAGGCTATACTTTTTGCGAGAAATTCATCCAAAAAAGAGTAGTTACGCCTTATGTAGATATTGCGCGATTAGAAGGAAAAGTTATAAGCTATAAAAGTCTTGTTATTGAATGGTGCCAGAAAGAAAAAAGAGTTTTTCATTATGACATTTTTGAAGATAACGGAATAGACGGTCAGCGTTTATTTGGTGTTAAATTGAGTATTGACGATAAAGTTGTTGCAAGAGCGCGAGCAACTTCAAAAAAGAAAGCAGAAGAAAAAGCATCGCAGAGAGCTTATTTTGCATTTCAAGAAAAAATTGACAAGAAATAGCTGCAAAAATGTTGTAACTCTCACAAGGCTACATCGTTTTCGTTTATAATTTAACAAAACAAGCATGTCATAACTGTTGATGCTCCGTTTAGAAATAGTATATTTACAACTTGATTTTTCAAGACATGGCTATTCATAAATTGGATTTAGACGAATTTGACGAAATTGATTATTATTTAATGGCAATTCATACTTCATTAGAAGATTATAGATTGGCCTATTTTATCAATAAAATCCTTCCGATCAACTTAAGTAAGAGCAAAAACGAGATCCATGCTCAAACTAAGGAAGGTGAAGCAAATTTTTCGAGATTCTATTATTATGATGAAGAAAAAGCTGTTTCCTGGAATTTAATTCAGAATAAAAATGAAATCATTTCTGTGAGTACAAATGATTTCCAGAATTTGTTTTCTAATGAAACAAGTGAGGTTTCGACAACAATTCATTTACTTCCTGAATTTAAAAAAGTCGATTTTTTCCTGAAAATTGATAATAGCGAAGAGGCGCTTAATTTTTCAGAAATTCAACAAAAATTAAACACAATAGAAAGTATTGCGGCTATTTATGCCGTTGATACAGACAAAATAAAATCAAAAAACAATCTAATTTTTTAAAAAAAATGCTAACAAACAAGAAAACCAAAATTGTTGCTACACTTGGCCCCGCATGTAGTACAAGAGAGATCATTAAAGATATGATCGATGCAGGTGTTAATGTGTTTAGAATCAATTTTTCGCATGCAGATTACGAAGGAGTAAAAGAAAAAATCAATATCATTAGAGGCTTAAACGAAGAGTTTGGTTACACGACAGCAATTTTAGGAGATTTGCAAGGACCAAAACTTAGAGTTGGTGTAATGGAAGAAGGTACTGTTGTAAACGATGGAGATGAAATTACTTTTACAACTGCTGAAGATATTATCGGAACATCAAAAAGAGTGTTCATGAAATATCAGAATTTCCCAAATGATGTTAATCCAGGAGAGCGTATCTTGCTTGATGATGGTAAACTTATTTTCGAAATTGTTTCTACAGACAAAAAAACAGAAGTTGTTGCTAGAGTTATTCAAGGAGGAGAATTAAAATCTAAAAAAGGAGTTAAT from Flavobacterium sp. KACC 22763 includes these protein-coding regions:
- a CDS encoding DUF6249 domain-containing protein, with the protein product MDDKILIPISFFLMIFGIVYLIYSTRNRERLALIEKGVDASIFLQGKGNGVPAWKIFVVNLAFLLIGSGVGIFLALLITTYTSLNDGAVYPSIIFIMAGIGLLTGFKTAKDLDKE
- a CDS encoding IPExxxVDY family protein — protein: MAIHKLDLDEFDEIDYYLMAIHTSLEDYRLAYFINKILPINLSKSKNEIHAQTKEGEANFSRFYYYDEEKAVSWNLIQNKNEIISVSTNDFQNLFSNETSEVSTTIHLLPEFKKVDFFLKIDNSEEALNFSEIQQKLNTIESIAAIYAVDTDKIKSKNNLIF
- the purN gene encoding phosphoribosylglycinamide formyltransferase yields the protein MKKIIVFASGSGTNAENIIKYFSNTEIAKVVSVFTNNASAKVIERAKNHQIPVEIFEKNELLERKVLQKIQKIDPDLIVLAGFLLKFPENIIEQYPNKIINIHPALLPNYGGKGMYGMHIHRAIVNNKEKETGISIHYVNENYDEGAIIFQANVALTDEDTPETVAEKIHELEQKHFPEIIHKILEQ
- the rnc gene encoding ribonuclease III, yielding MNIIKKIFSKSRSLEDGIFFDTIQKILGFQPSSIDFYRRAFTHRSSNKLDQNGHPINYERLEFLGDAMLSAVIAAHLFNKAPNGDEGYLTKMRSKIVSREHLNELGKDLNLVQFVESKVPIQHFGENIHGNIFESLIGAIYLDKGYTFCEKFIQKRVVTPYVDIARLEGKVISYKSLVIEWCQKEKRVFHYDIFEDNGIDGQRLFGVKLSIDDKVVARARATSKKKAEEKASQRAYFAFQEKIDKK
- the fabF gene encoding beta-ketoacyl-ACP synthase II; this translates as MALRRVVVTGLGALTPIGNNIQEYWNALVNGVSGAAPITYYDTEKHKTKFACEVKNFNIEDYMDRKESRRLDKFAQYAIAASDEAIKDAGITNDNVNKQRVGVIWGAGIGGLETFQDEVLYYAKGDGTPKFNPFFIPKMIADIAPAHISMRNGYMGPNYTTVSACASSANALIDAFNYIRLGMCDVIVSGGSEAAVTIAGMGGFSSMHALSTRNESPETASRPFDATRDGFVLGEGAGALVLEDYEHAKARGAKIYCEIGGGGMSSDAYHLTAPHPEGIGVIAVMENTLRDAGMSPDQVDHINTHGTSTPLGDVAELKAISKVFGDHAKNININSTKSMTGHLLGAAGAIEAIASILAMQHGIVPPTINHTVVDENIDPSLNLTLNKPQKREVNVAMSNTFGFGGHNACVLFKKLAD
- a CDS encoding RNA polymerase sigma factor; the protein is MSTIHDQHYIDKILKGETNAFAVLVDRYKDMIFTLALKMVKNQEEAEEVAQDTFIKIYSSLTKFKGESKFSTWIYKIAYNTCLDRLKKNKKDDLNISIDDFSSHLIKTIDNALSALEEKERKQTIQKCLNLLPSDENFLLTLFYFDDQNLEEIGKIMNISANNAKVKLFRSRQKLAVILRQQLEPEIIECYERER
- a CDS encoding acyl carrier protein, producing the protein MSDIASRVKAIIVDKLGVDENEVVTEASFTNDLGADSLDTVELIMEFEKEFDIQIPDDQAENIATVGQAISYIEEAKK
- the rnhA gene encoding ribonuclease HI, with the translated sequence MNHEVHIYTDGAAKGNPGNGGYGVVMELVGTPHKKEFYEGFRLTTNNRMELLAVIVGLEKLKKPNMKVLVVSDSKYVVDSVEKKWVFGWEKKGYKDKKNPDLWKRFLIAYRKHQVDFKWIKGHNNHPQNERCDQLAVMASLQPKLSVDVYYETIGSKE